Proteins found in one Clostridium kluyveri DSM 555 genomic segment:
- a CDS encoding LiaI-LiaF-like domain-containing protein, whose amino-acid sequence MIKGRRVGTFTSGVVLVVFGAMFLMHSMFKNISYELIISLWPVILIFIGVEIITAYILNKEEKIRYDTGAIVIVMVLCIFAMVMGIMQFAIANYPQFRSMF is encoded by the coding sequence ATGATTAAGGGGAGAAGGGTTGGTACATTTACTTCAGGTGTAGTTCTTGTGGTATTTGGAGCAATGTTTTTAATGCATAGTATGTTTAAAAATATAAGTTATGAACTGATAATATCCTTGTGGCCGGTAATATTAATTTTTATTGGAGTAGAGATTATCACAGCATATATCCTAAATAAAGAGGAAAAAATAAGGTATGATACAGGAGCTATAGTTATTGTAATGGTACTTTGTATTTTTGCCATGGTAATGGGGATAATGCAGTTTGCAATTGCAAATTATCCTCAATTTAGGAGTATGTTCTAA
- a CDS encoding RNA polymerase sigma factor, whose protein sequence is MVIIWENQFENYIKQYQRLIITICFSFTKNYFDAEDIAQQTFLTAYKNMNKFDGRNFKAWVTKIALNKCRDYVKNPARKLESLSSEDYKYIEDVKDSPEESLLNKDSDEKIYNLCRRLKEPYKTVAINYFCKNIKISDMAKDTGENLKTLQTRLYRAKKLLKILWKEEFI, encoded by the coding sequence GTGGTGATTATTTGGGAAAATCAATTTGAAAATTACATAAAACAGTATCAACGCCTAATTATTACTATCTGTTTTTCCTTTACTAAAAATTATTTTGATGCAGAGGACATAGCACAGCAAACTTTTTTGACTGCCTATAAAAATATGAATAAGTTTGATGGCAGGAATTTTAAAGCCTGGGTTACAAAAATTGCGTTAAATAAATGTAGAGATTATGTTAAGAATCCTGCCAGAAAATTAGAAAGTTTAAGTAGTGAGGATTATAAATATATAGAAGATGTAAAAGATTCTCCAGAGGAAAGTCTATTGAATAAGGATAGTGATGAAAAAATATATAATCTGTGCAGAAGATTAAAAGAACCTTATAAGACTGTAGCAATAAATTACTTTTGTAAAAACATAAAAATTTCAGATATGGCAAAAGATACAGGAGAAAATTTAAAAACACTACAAACAAGATTATATAGGGCAAAAAAACTTCTTAAAATTTTATGGAAGGAGGAATTTATTTGA
- a CDS encoding HD-GYP domain-containing protein, with the protein MRLEFINRVKEKDVLGKSILTCDGQVLLKTGVELTNNYINKLKELGVFYLYVEDERLEDVNIEDEKLLELKQESMKSMSNIMSNLYNCNEKGLRKSLVGIEDMVNYIIELGDVNKSLYDIQTYDNYTFIHSIDTCIMASFLGVSTGYDKWQLREIGIGASLHDIGKTKIPLEILNKQTKLTDEEFNEIKNHPLYGSKILKKNVIISDAVIKIVEQHHERIDGRGYPYGLEGKQITNYAKLVCICDVYDAVSNDRCYRKKFSPNDAYELILSGSGSNFDQDLVCNFKNTFAIYPLGCGVKLSNKIEGYVVRQNKGFPDRPIIRVLCDGDTGKLIPAYELDLLRMPNVVITGLI; encoded by the coding sequence ATGAGACTAGAGTTCATAAATAGAGTTAAAGAAAAAGATGTGCTTGGAAAAAGCATATTGACATGTGATGGACAAGTTTTATTAAAGACAGGAGTAGAATTGACAAATAATTATATAAATAAATTAAAAGAATTAGGTGTATTCTATTTGTATGTAGAAGATGAGAGATTGGAAGATGTGAATATAGAAGATGAAAAGTTATTGGAATTAAAGCAAGAGTCAATGAAAAGTATGTCAAATATAATGAGTAATTTGTATAATTGTAATGAAAAGGGATTGAGAAAATCCCTTGTAGGTATAGAAGATATGGTAAACTATATAATTGAACTTGGCGATGTAAATAAGAGCCTTTATGACATACAGACTTACGATAACTATACCTTTATTCACTCAATAGATACTTGTATTATGGCTTCTTTTTTAGGTGTTTCAACAGGATATGATAAATGGCAATTGAGAGAAATTGGCATAGGTGCTTCTTTGCATGATATAGGAAAAACAAAGATTCCTTTAGAAATATTGAATAAACAAACTAAACTTACAGATGAAGAATTTAACGAGATAAAGAATCATCCTTTGTATGGGTCTAAAATTCTTAAAAAAAATGTTATAATTTCAGATGCTGTAATAAAAATAGTCGAACAGCACCATGAGAGAATAGATGGCAGGGGATATCCTTATGGGCTTGAAGGTAAGCAAATAACGAATTACGCAAAATTAGTCTGTATATGTGATGTATATGATGCAGTAAGCAACGATAGATGCTACAGGAAAAAATTTAGTCCAAATGACGCTTATGAACTTATACTTTCAGGAAGTGGCAGTAATTTTGATCAGGATTTAGTGTGTAATTTTAAAAATACTTTTGCCATATATCCTCTGGGATGTGGAGTTAAATTATCGAATAAAATTGAAGGCTATGTTGTAAGGCAAAATAAAGGATTTCCAGATAGACCAATAATAAGAGTGCTTTGTGATGGGGATACAGGGAAACTTATACCAGCTTACGAGTTGGACTTGTTACGGATGCCCAATGTGGTTATAACTGGATTGATTTGA
- a CDS encoding metal-sensing transcriptional repressor, with product MRQCMDAGNLHRRLNKIMGQIKAIDKMVDEDIPCEDVLIQINAAKSALHKVGQVILEGHLNHCVREGIEHGDADKTIADFAKAVEHFSRMS from the coding sequence ATGCGCCAATGCATGGATGCAGGGAATCTGCACAGACGGCTGAATAAAATTATGGGACAGATAAAAGCCATTGATAAGATGGTTGATGAAGATATTCCCTGTGAAGATGTTTTGATTCAGATTAATGCTGCAAAGAGCGCTTTGCATAAAGTAGGCCAAGTGATTTTAGAAGGTCATTTAAATCATTGTGTCAGAGAAGGTATTGAACATGGAGATGCTGATAAAACAATAGCGGATTTTGCCAAGGCTGTAGAACATTTTTCAAGAATGTCATAG
- a CDS encoding DUF2089 domain-containing protein, whose amino-acid sequence MAYKIIGKCPICKSKLLISKLKCPKCSTIIENNFEMSKFEYLTLEQLKFIEVFLKNRGNIKDVEKELGISYPTVRAKLDEVIAALGYNVAQDVKVDKKKVVDMLDKGQISADEAIKMLNE is encoded by the coding sequence TTGGCGTATAAAATAATAGGCAAATGTCCTATATGTAAATCTAAGCTTTTAATTTCAAAACTTAAATGTCCTAAATGCAGCACAATAATTGAAAATAACTTTGAAATGTCAAAATTTGAATATTTAACACTGGAACAGCTTAAGTTTATAGAGGTATTTCTAAAGAACAGAGGAAATATAAAAGATGTGGAAAAGGAGCTTGGAATATCCTATCCTACTGTGAGAGCAAAGCTTGATGAGGTCATAGCTGCCCTTGGATATAATGTAGCCCAGGATGTGAAAGTTGATAAAAAGAAAGTAGTGGATATGCTAGATAAAGGACAGATAAGTGCAGATGAAGCCATTAAAATGTTAAATGAGTAA
- a CDS encoding permease prefix domain 1-containing protein, whose protein sequence is MYEKLRKNLEDLFENAPKTNKANELKEELLANLIDKYDDLVSSGKNEEEAFKIAISSVGDVNELINGLNDSNVLDNDITQKKRQKSAIILSVSIGLYIMSVVVLILLNEVFMVNESLSVSIMLTIDAVATCLIVYNAASQPKYIKADNTIVEEFKEWKVLNDNKNEIMKSIRSIMWLIIVAVYFVLNFVFGAWAYSWIIFIIGAALQRVIMLSFKLKE, encoded by the coding sequence ATGTATGAAAAGCTGAGAAAGAACTTAGAGGATTTATTTGAAAATGCCCCAAAAACCAATAAGGCCAACGAGCTTAAGGAAGAACTTCTGGCGAACCTTATAGATAAATATGATGATCTGGTATCATCAGGAAAGAATGAAGAAGAAGCTTTTAAAATAGCAATTTCAAGTGTGGGAGATGTAAATGAGCTTATAAATGGGTTAAATGACAGTAATGTGCTAGACAATGATATAACACAGAAAAAACGTCAGAAAAGTGCGATTATATTATCAGTGTCAATAGGTCTTTATATTATGAGTGTAGTTGTTTTAATATTGTTAAATGAAGTTTTTATGGTGAATGAAAGTTTATCAGTAAGTATTATGCTTACAATAGATGCTGTAGCTACCTGTCTTATTGTGTATAATGCCGCTTCACAGCCTAAATATATTAAAGCTGACAATACCATAGTAGAGGAATTCAAGGAATGGAAGGTGTTAAATGACAACAAAAATGAGATTATGAAATCAATAAGGTCTATAATGTGGTTGATTATAGTGGCAGTTTACTTTGTATTGAATTTTGTTTTTGGAGCTTGGGCATATTCATGGATCATATTTATAATAGGAGCGGCACTGCAAAGGGTAATTATGTTAAGTTTTAAATTAAAGGAGTAA
- a CDS encoding rhomboid family intramembrane serine protease yields the protein MNSYIDNLIEILYKVYNFKIIEIKKSQGLYSKWVLWREENNIIRVVFFPRIENINVEFIISDLKKLFQNKRLKFTQVIMDKEASLSAEYIDNYQLDYEIHRQFELILINPDLNQLVYYTEGTRELANQILQGLIHIRNSENISSKKGIKEVVVTYVIIALNVLVYIVTSYLSGSIMDSNVNVLVFMGAKVNFLIAKGQYYRLFTCMFLHAGIVHLGVNMYSLYMMGTFIEKVYGKLKYIIIYIISGLFSSIFSYMFSSSISVGASGAIFGLLGASLVFALKMKHSVAREFIMNIVAIIVMNLIIGFSIANVDNFGHIGGLIGGMIITYVLSTMSFKKV from the coding sequence ATGAATTCGTATATTGATAATTTAATAGAAATATTGTATAAGGTCTATAATTTTAAAATTATAGAAATAAAAAAGAGCCAGGGGTTATACAGTAAATGGGTATTATGGAGGGAAGAAAATAACATTATAAGAGTTGTATTTTTTCCTCGGATTGAGAATATAAATGTAGAATTTATTATTTCAGATTTGAAAAAGTTATTTCAAAATAAAAGGTTAAAGTTTACACAAGTAATTATGGATAAAGAAGCTAGTTTATCTGCGGAATACATAGATAATTATCAGTTAGATTATGAAATACATAGACAGTTTGAATTGATTTTGATAAATCCTGATTTAAATCAATTAGTATATTATACAGAAGGAACAAGAGAACTAGCCAATCAAATATTACAAGGGCTAATTCATATAAGGAATTCTGAAAATATCTCCAGTAAAAAAGGAATAAAAGAGGTAGTTGTCACCTATGTGATTATAGCACTAAATGTATTGGTGTATATAGTAACTTCATATTTGTCTGGCAGCATAATGGATAGTAATGTAAATGTTCTGGTGTTTATGGGGGCCAAGGTAAATTTTCTTATAGCTAAAGGACAATACTATAGGTTATTTACCTGTATGTTTTTACATGCAGGTATAGTACATTTGGGAGTAAATATGTACTCACTTTATATGATGGGCACTTTTATTGAAAAAGTATATGGAAAGCTTAAATATATAATTATATATATTATTTCAGGGTTGTTTTCTTCTATATTTAGTTATATGTTTTCATCTTCCATATCCGTAGGAGCTTCAGGAGCAATATTTGGACTTTTAGGTGCATCTTTGGTATTTGCCCTTAAAATGAAACATTCTGTAGCCAGGGAATTTATTATGAATATAGTGGCTATAATTGTAATGAACCTTATAATAGGGTTTTCCATAGCCAATGTGGATAACTTTGGACATATAGGAGGGCTTATAGGAGGCATGATTATTACTTATGTACTGAGTACTATGTCTTTTAAAAAAGTTTAA
- a CDS encoding ATP-dependent metallopeptidase FtsH/Yme1/Tma family protein encodes MKNIKNKFILIPIFTFILSLSFLIFISYKNNSMDYKSYTLFQKDLLDKRISTVYITDNPKIRIKLKDGSIYETDNPRTPNIKQTLLENNILVSEDYPANSKQIYPGTLMLLSVISIIFMAVKNSEKVSKKTLPIDSLETTVVKDFNYTFENVAGNEEAKESVKDVVDFLKNPEKYTSYGARMPKGIMLYGQPGTGKTLLAKAVAGEANVPFYAVSGSDFIQIYVGVGASRIRQLFKKARNNSTGKAVIFIDEIDAIGKKRDGSNSSGGSDERDQTLNALLTEMSGFNEKKGIVVIAATNRLDMLDPALLRPGRFDRHIEITLPDISSRKKIIALHLNNKPVGNLNLHEWAQKTSYFSGAKIENLVNEAAIIACKENSRAIEDTHMDRAFSIILAGYEKKNRDYIKDTDKKITAYHEVGHALVSLKVLPNEKISKVTIIPSTNGVGGYTLSIPEDKLYENKDYLKKRIMILLGGRAAEEVIFGSNYITTGAHNDLQRSTHIAFNMITQYGMGETLGLLNMQELMKLNINQDKIIEECKKLIDSMYYHTKNIIIENRPYLKKITELLIEKETLYAKDLDNLKLISK; translated from the coding sequence ATAAAAAATATAAAAAACAAATTTATTTTAATACCCATTTTTACTTTTATATTGTCTCTCAGTTTTTTAATATTCATAAGTTATAAAAATAATTCTATGGATTACAAATCCTACACTTTATTTCAGAAAGACTTATTGGATAAAAGAATTTCAACAGTTTACATTACAGACAACCCCAAGATAAGAATAAAATTAAAAGATGGCAGTATATATGAAACAGATAACCCTAGAACGCCCAACATTAAACAAACACTATTAGAAAATAATATACTTGTATCTGAAGATTACCCCGCAAATAGTAAACAGATATATCCGGGCACTTTGATGCTTCTCTCTGTTATATCAATTATATTTATGGCTGTTAAAAATTCTGAAAAAGTTTCTAAAAAAACCTTGCCCATTGACTCTTTGGAAACTACTGTCGTAAAAGATTTTAATTATACTTTTGAAAATGTAGCTGGAAATGAAGAGGCAAAAGAAAGTGTAAAAGATGTAGTGGATTTTTTAAAAAATCCTGAAAAATATACATCCTATGGAGCAAGAATGCCAAAAGGTATAATGTTGTATGGACAGCCTGGAACAGGAAAAACTCTCCTAGCTAAAGCAGTTGCCGGTGAAGCAAATGTTCCCTTTTATGCAGTTTCAGGTTCAGATTTTATACAGATATATGTGGGTGTGGGAGCCAGTCGTATAAGACAGTTATTTAAAAAGGCCAGAAATAACAGTACTGGAAAAGCAGTTATATTTATAGATGAAATAGATGCCATTGGTAAAAAAAGAGATGGATCCAATTCTTCTGGTGGTTCTGATGAGAGAGATCAAACCTTAAATGCCCTGCTTACAGAAATGTCTGGTTTCAATGAGAAGAAAGGAATTGTAGTAATAGCTGCAACTAATAGATTAGACATGCTGGATCCTGCACTCTTAAGGCCTGGAAGATTCGATAGACACATAGAAATAACGCTTCCAGATATTTCTTCGAGGAAAAAAATTATAGCCCTTCACCTAAACAATAAGCCTGTAGGCAATCTGAATTTACATGAATGGGCTCAGAAAACTTCTTATTTTTCAGGGGCAAAAATCGAAAACTTAGTAAATGAAGCTGCAATAATTGCATGTAAAGAAAACAGCAGAGCCATTGAAGATACACATATGGACAGAGCTTTTTCTATAATTTTGGCAGGATATGAAAAGAAAAATAGAGATTATATAAAGGATACGGACAAAAAAATAACTGCATATCATGAGGTAGGCCATGCTTTAGTATCTTTAAAGGTGCTTCCAAATGAAAAAATATCTAAAGTAACAATTATTCCAAGTACTAACGGAGTTGGAGGTTATACTTTAAGCATACCAGAGGACAAGCTTTATGAAAATAAAGATTATTTAAAAAAGAGAATAATGATACTTTTAGGAGGAAGAGCTGCAGAAGAAGTTATATTTGGTTCCAATTATATAACCACCGGTGCTCATAATGACCTTCAGCGAAGTACACATATAGCTTTCAATATGATAACCCAATATGGTATGGGAGAAACTCTAGGGCTTTTAAATATGCAAGAATTAATGAAACTAAATATAAACCAGGATAAAATTATTGAAGAATGTAAAAAATTAATCGATTCTATGTACTATCATACAAAAAACATAATAATTGAAAACAGGCCCTATCTTAAAAAAATAACTGAATTACTCATAGAAAAAGAAACATTATATGCAAAAGACTTAGATAACTTAAAATTAATATCCAAGTAG
- a CDS encoding PadR family transcriptional regulator — translation MSITSDIIRGHTETIILAQLVKNDSYGYKINKFIKEKTNSKYELKEATLYSAFRRLEKAEFITSYWGDQTTGARRRYYSITELGREALKQNKVDWNESKELIDKLIDGGN, via the coding sequence ATGTCTATAACTTCAGATATTATAAGAGGGCATACGGAAACCATAATATTGGCGCAATTAGTAAAAAACGATAGTTATGGATATAAAATAAATAAGTTTATAAAAGAGAAAACAAACAGCAAGTATGAACTTAAGGAGGCAACACTTTATTCAGCTTTTAGAAGACTGGAAAAGGCTGAGTTTATAACTTCTTATTGGGGAGATCAGACCACAGGAGCTAGAAGAAGATATTATTCTATAACAGAATTGGGGAGAGAAGCATTAAAACAAAATAAAGTGGATTGGAATGAATCAAAAGAATTGATTGATAAATTGATTGATGGAGGTAATTGA
- a CDS encoding SHOCT-like domain-containing protein, with protein MNEEMARVLKMVEDGKITADKAMELIESLKDKNTDVQLSSDNDIMDKMLKIRVNSIDGDNVNVNLPVKFIKIMLKTVGKIPLSDNVKGMENIDLNLISEAIDNGLLGKIVDVKSANGDIVEVVIE; from the coding sequence ATGAATGAAGAAATGGCAAGAGTGTTAAAGATGGTAGAAGATGGCAAAATTACGGCAGATAAGGCTATGGAACTTATAGAGTCACTTAAGGATAAAAATACAGATGTTCAACTTTCTTCAGATAATGATATTATGGATAAGATGTTAAAGATAAGAGTTAATTCTATTGATGGCGATAATGTAAATGTAAATCTTCCAGTAAAATTTATAAAGATAATGCTAAAAACTGTGGGCAAGATTCCCTTAAGTGATAATGTGAAAGGAATGGAAAATATTGATTTGAATCTTATTTCAGAGGCCATAGACAATGGACTTTTAGGTAAAATAGTGGATGTAAAAAGTGCAAATGGAGATATAGTTGAGGTGGTAATAGAATAG
- a CDS encoding heavy metal translocating P-type ATPase, with amino-acid sequence MIRLLKDDNKRTLLFILLSIVALAVSFFNIANLPINAAWIAIILCGIPIIKGAIWGLVTEFDIKADVLVSIALIASIFIGEIFAAGEVAFIMTIGAYLEERTVAKARAGIEKLVHLTPTTARIVQNGEGAIISAEQIKKGDILRVLAGETIAVDGMITKGQTSVDQSVMTGESLPVDKTEGDEVFSGTVNQFGTFEMVAQKVGEDSSLQRMICLVESADAGKAKIVGIADRWATWIVVIALAAAVGTWFVTHEIIRSVTILVVFCPCALVLATPTAIMAGIGNATKYGILIREGDALERLAKIKRMAFDKTGTITYGKPAVVQVKSCVPNINSESLLAIAASAELRSEHPLGKAIVSYYKEKNGRLPEEPDNFMLIAGRGVLADVDGNKILAGNEALLSEQKTELPAILCQLAEEARADGSTVIYLAANQKAIGLIALSDTLRPDASKTIEKINQTGIETVLITGDAPQAAKYMAQIAGITDLKSNCMPEDKMKAIEEYQNKGEFVCMVGDGINDAPALKTAHVGIAMGGIGSDIAIDAADIALVGDDIKEIPHLLQLSRKTMQTININLTASMILNFIAIFLAIIGILNPVMGALVHNAGSVAVIINSSLLLKWRKLK; translated from the coding sequence TTGATACGATTACTAAAAGATGATAATAAAAGAACTTTATTATTTATTTTATTATCAATAGTGGCTTTAGCTGTAAGCTTTTTCAATATAGCAAATTTGCCTATCAATGCGGCATGGATTGCTATTATTCTTTGTGGTATTCCTATTATAAAAGGGGCTATTTGGGGGTTGGTAACTGAGTTTGATATTAAGGCAGATGTGCTAGTTTCCATTGCGCTGATTGCGTCAATTTTCATTGGAGAAATATTTGCAGCTGGTGAAGTAGCTTTTATTATGACAATTGGGGCTTATTTGGAAGAGCGTACTGTTGCCAAAGCTCGTGCTGGAATTGAAAAGCTGGTACATCTTACTCCCACCACAGCAAGGATTGTACAAAATGGCGAAGGGGCTATAATTTCCGCGGAGCAAATCAAAAAAGGTGATATTTTAAGGGTATTGGCAGGAGAGACAATAGCTGTTGATGGAATGATTACTAAGGGACAAACTTCTGTGGATCAATCTGTAATGACCGGTGAATCTTTGCCCGTAGATAAAACCGAGGGGGACGAGGTTTTCAGCGGAACTGTCAATCAATTTGGCACTTTTGAAATGGTTGCACAGAAGGTTGGAGAGGATAGTTCACTGCAGAGGATGATTTGCCTTGTTGAATCAGCAGATGCAGGGAAGGCAAAAATTGTTGGAATAGCTGATAGGTGGGCTACGTGGATTGTAGTGATAGCACTTGCAGCAGCAGTTGGCACATGGTTTGTTACGCATGAAATTATCCGATCAGTTACCATTCTTGTTGTATTTTGTCCTTGTGCATTAGTGCTTGCAACACCAACAGCGATTATGGCTGGAATTGGAAATGCTACAAAGTATGGTATTCTTATTCGGGAAGGTGATGCTTTAGAACGGCTTGCGAAAATAAAGAGAATGGCATTTGATAAAACAGGTACCATTACCTACGGCAAGCCTGCAGTAGTTCAAGTAAAAAGCTGTGTACCAAATATCAACTCAGAATCATTACTTGCAATTGCAGCATCTGCGGAATTGCGTTCAGAACATCCTCTGGGAAAAGCAATTGTTTCCTATTATAAGGAGAAGAATGGCAGATTACCAGAGGAACCAGACAATTTTATGCTTATTGCAGGCAGAGGGGTTTTGGCCGATGTAGATGGTAACAAGATATTGGCAGGCAATGAAGCTTTGTTATCTGAACAAAAAACTGAATTGCCAGCTATCCTTTGTCAATTAGCCGAAGAAGCCAGAGCAGATGGAAGCACAGTGATTTATCTTGCAGCAAATCAAAAAGCTATTGGACTTATTGCTTTGTCAGATACCCTTCGTCCTGATGCCTCGAAAACAATTGAGAAAATCAATCAGACAGGGATTGAAACGGTATTGATTACTGGCGATGCACCACAGGCAGCAAAGTATATGGCACAAATTGCTGGGATTACGGATTTAAAATCAAACTGTATGCCTGAAGATAAAATGAAAGCCATTGAAGAGTATCAAAATAAAGGTGAGTTTGTTTGTATGGTAGGTGATGGAATTAACGATGCTCCTGCATTAAAGACAGCACATGTAGGAATAGCCATGGGTGGAATTGGAAGTGATATTGCAATTGATGCTGCAGATATTGCTCTTGTGGGGGATGATATCAAAGAAATCCCACACCTTTTACAGCTTTCTAGGAAAACTATGCAAACCATTAATATAAACCTTACTGCTTCTATGATTCTTAATTTTATTGCTATTTTTTTGGCTATTATAGGTATACTGAATCCCGTTATGGGAGCATTAGTACATAATGCTGGTTCCGTTGCAGTTATTATTAATTCATCATTATTATTGAAATGGAGGAAACTAAAATGA
- a CDS encoding DUF4097 domain-containing protein, whose product MNRRLIKGLIVIWITIAVVGAYFLIYGILHGNSFSNFQFLDKSKGKIYNMQKDEDISIKNCNKISLDFSNEDIFIQTTDEANLRVVQSSVGKLKNEDKFVMSKNGDNIEIKTNNRNGTFKFHVFQFININQKIEVYIPKKYVEDLYVNLSSGDMSFNSSVEMNDIYCSQASGDIHVKGGITGNNVNIKTTSGDINADGIYSKYYKLENTSGDIRINSISGSGDIKAVSGDVKVNYRGIDNYSKINSVSGDIDLVIPKSLSFKFNGQSISGDVNSDFPLNYENTRKNRAVVQVGNPPYKTVDVNAVSGDINLSQ is encoded by the coding sequence ATGAATAGACGGCTGATAAAGGGGTTAATTGTAATTTGGATAACTATAGCAGTTGTAGGAGCATATTTTTTAATATATGGAATTCTACATGGAAATAGTTTTAGTAATTTTCAGTTTTTGGATAAATCAAAGGGAAAAATATATAATATGCAAAAGGACGAAGATATATCAATAAAGAATTGTAATAAAATAAGTCTTGATTTTTCTAATGAAGATATATTTATACAGACAACAGATGAGGCAAATTTAAGGGTGGTTCAAAGTTCAGTAGGTAAACTGAAAAATGAAGATAAGTTTGTAATGAGCAAAAATGGTGATAACATTGAGATCAAGACAAACAACAGAAATGGAACATTCAAATTTCATGTGTTTCAGTTTATAAATATTAATCAAAAAATTGAAGTATATATACCGAAGAAATATGTTGAGGATTTATATGTGAATTTAAGTTCTGGAGATATGTCATTTAATTCTTCAGTAGAAATGAATGACATATATTGTAGTCAGGCTTCAGGGGATATTCATGTTAAGGGCGGCATTACGGGTAATAATGTCAATATAAAAACTACTTCTGGAGATATAAATGCAGATGGAATATATTCTAAATACTATAAATTAGAAAATACATCAGGAGATATACGTATAAATTCTATTTCAGGTTCGGGTGATATAAAAGCTGTTTCAGGAGATGTTAAAGTGAATTATAGAGGAATCGATAATTACTCAAAAATAAACTCTGTTTCAGGAGATATAGATTTGGTAATTCCTAAAAGTTTAAGTTTTAAGTTTAATGGGCAGAGTATCTCAGGGGATGTAAATTCAGATTTTCCATTGAATTATGAAAATACAAGAAAAAATAGGGCTGTTGTACAGGTAGGCAATCCACCATATAAGACAGTAGACGTTAATGCGGTGTCTGGTGACATAAATTTGTCCCAATAG
- a CDS encoding YczE/YyaS/YitT family protein produces the protein MKKFCRAVMYCIGLVILALGIILNTKTGLGVSPIISIPYCVSNIWGVNLGNATLCTYILCVVGQMVLRGRKFRYFDLLQIPMSVIFSRVINVFNDMIIISFNSLTLRVLLLGAAIMLTGIGVAISVEMKFVPNAADGLTQAFGERMNKGLGFAKNMIDIVCVTITVLIGLIFGGKVIGIGIGTLAAVLGVGRSIALVNMLFKKQMSALVN, from the coding sequence ATGAAGAAATTCTGTCGAGCAGTGATGTATTGTATTGGACTTGTAATACTTGCATTGGGGATTATATTGAATACAAAGACTGGTCTGGGAGTATCTCCCATTATCTCCATTCCCTATTGTGTTTCTAATATTTGGGGAGTAAATTTAGGAAATGCAACTTTATGTACATATATACTGTGTGTAGTGGGACAGATGGTACTTCGTGGAAGGAAATTTCGTTATTTTGATCTGCTGCAGATTCCTATGAGTGTGATATTTAGTAGAGTAATCAATGTATTTAATGATATGATAATTATAAGTTTTAATAGTTTAACGCTGAGAGTGCTTTTACTTGGGGCAGCCATTATGCTTACTGGAATAGGGGTGGCTATTTCTGTTGAGATGAAATTTGTTCCAAATGCGGCGGATGGTCTTACACAGGCATTTGGAGAGCGGATGAATAAAGGTCTTGGATTTGCAAAAAATATGATAGACATAGTATGCGTTACAATAACCGTACTTATAGGGCTGATATTTGGAGGAAAAGTAATTGGAATTGGTATTGGAACTCTGGCAGCAGTGCTTGGGGTGGGACGCTCCATAGCTCTTGTGAATATGTTATTTAAAAAGCAAATG